A single window of Papio anubis isolate 15944 chromosome 8, Panubis1.0, whole genome shotgun sequence DNA harbors:
- the PTP4A3 gene encoding protein tyrosine phosphatase type IVA 3 isoform X1 has translation MARMNRPAPVEVSYKHMRFLITHNPTNATLSTFIEDLKKYGATTVVRVCEVTYDKTPLEKDGITVVDWPFDDGAPPPGKVVEDWLSLVKAKFCEAPGSCVAVHCVAGLGRAPVLVALALIESGMKYEDAIQFIRQASPWARLRPWRVRMDESPEALGGQPQAPDACHLRVSQVWLQHPLLQEVFLSTPAQEAPWSHQQQAAHLSGEIPAQTEAAVQRPTHTQDPLLCHVAQDVDRAWWPCPALLCPAQQGLQALAGPTSPFPPRRLRALVSEEAPELCGLWAFSCLCHSLWQRWPWLCLSEVGRAPSSLDPCPPPPTPAQAGLLWPVCCRAGVHFVTTGPPPACLLRPLP, from the exons ATGGCTCGGATGAACCGCCCGGCCCCCGTGGAGGTGAGCTACAAACACATGCGCTTCCTCATCACCCACAACCCCACCAACGCCACGCTCAGCACCTTCATCGAG GACCTGAAGAAGTACGGGGCCACCACCGTGGTGCGCGTGTGTGAAGTGACCTATGACAAAACGCCGCTGGAGAAGGACGGCATCACAGTTGTG GACTGGCCGTTTGATGACGGGGCGCCCCCGCCCGGCAAGGTAGTGGAAGACTGGCTGAGCCTGGTGAAGGCCAAGTTCTGTGAGGCCCCCGGCAGCTGCGTGGCTGTGCACTGCGTGGCGGGCCTGGGCCG GGCTCCAGTCCTTGTGGCGCTGGCCCTCATCGAGAGTGGGATGAAGTACGAGGACGCCATCCAGTTCATCCGCCA GGCCAGCCCGTGGGCACGCCTGAGGCCATGGCGGGTGAGGATGGATGAGTCTCCAGAGGCGCTGGGTGGGCAGCCCCAGGCCCCGGACGCCTGTCACCTCAGGGTCTCTCAGGTGTGGCTGCAGCATcctctcctccaggaagtcttcctgtCCACCCCAGCCCAG GAAGCGCCGTGGAGCCATCAACAGCAAGCAGCTCACCTATCTGGAGAAATACCGGCCCAAACAGAGGCTGCGGTTCAaagacccacacacacacaagacccGCTGCTGTGTCATGTAGCTCAGGACGTTGACCGGGCCTGGtggccctgcccagccctgctctgCCCAGCCCAGCAGGGGCTCCAGGCCTTGGCTGGCCCCACATCGCCTTTTCCTCCCCGACGCCTCCGCGCACTTGTGTCCGAGGAGGCCCCTGAACTGTGTGGCCTCTGGgccttctcctgtctctgccactcCCTCTGGCAGCGCTGGCCGTGGCTCTGTCTTTCTGAGGTGGGTCGGGCGCCCTCTTCCCTGGACCCCTGCCCGCCCCCTCCCACACCAGCCCAGGCCGGTCTCCTCTGGCCTGTTTGTTGCAGGGCAGGGGTACATTTTGTAACCACTGGGCCCCCCCCAGCCTGTCTTCTGCGACCCTTGCCCTGA
- the PTP4A3 gene encoding protein tyrosine phosphatase type IVA 3 isoform X2 — MARMNRPAPVEVSYKHMRFLITHNPTNATLSTFIEDLKKYGATTVVRVCEVTYDKTPLEKDGITVVDWPFDDGAPPPGKVVEDWLSLVKAKFCEAPGSCVAVHCVAGLGRAPVLVALALIESGMKYEDAIQFIRQKRRGAINSKQLTYLEKYRPKQRLRFKDPHTHKTRCCVM; from the exons ATGGCTCGGATGAACCGCCCGGCCCCCGTGGAGGTGAGCTACAAACACATGCGCTTCCTCATCACCCACAACCCCACCAACGCCACGCTCAGCACCTTCATCGAG GACCTGAAGAAGTACGGGGCCACCACCGTGGTGCGCGTGTGTGAAGTGACCTATGACAAAACGCCGCTGGAGAAGGACGGCATCACAGTTGTG GACTGGCCGTTTGATGACGGGGCGCCCCCGCCCGGCAAGGTAGTGGAAGACTGGCTGAGCCTGGTGAAGGCCAAGTTCTGTGAGGCCCCCGGCAGCTGCGTGGCTGTGCACTGCGTGGCGGGCCTGGGCCG GGCTCCAGTCCTTGTGGCGCTGGCCCTCATCGAGAGTGGGATGAAGTACGAGGACGCCATCCAGTTCATCCGCCA GAAGCGCCGTGGAGCCATCAACAGCAAGCAGCTCACCTATCTGGAGAAATACCGGCCCAAACAGAGGCTGCGGTTCAaagacccacacacacacaagacccGCTGCTGTGTCATGTAG